The genomic stretch aactagaaattgaaaattataacttcaataccgtaaacaataaaataaaagactaaatcaaaaacaaaagtgcttgtattcattaaataaaaaaaaaaacattacatcagtgcttaaaccaaaacctaaaacaaagAACTATAGAATTAGAACTAGAGGAGAAAAAacctagagaaaaagagaaaaactagaGTAGAAAGGTGCATCCTCCTCCCTCTTACATAATTTTCTTTTACAGGGGAGAGGGGAAAAGATCCAACGATTTTGGGTTTCCTAATTGGGTGGAAtctcaattggtaggtgagattttTTTAGATCCaaagtgatgaggtggaaaataggagaataaagagaaaaatgagagaaaataggagagagaagagagaacaccCAAGGTGATCTTTTAGGATGAttttgtgatgaggtggagggtagAGAGAAGCGAGAAACCATCAGGAAGGGGATGAAAGGCTGACATCTTTGTCACCATTGCCTTTACCGGGAACCAATCTCTATACCGTCGAGACTTCCACCATCACCAACGGGAAGTTATGCACGTATGAAGTTTAGGCCTAAGCTAGCGGCTGTGAGATTTGAGGGGATTTGTAGTCAGTAGATACAGATGGGTATGCCAGAATAGTGGGTTCCACAATCCAcccaagaaaagaaattaatggCTGGAGACTTGTGCCAAGACCTTGTACCCTTCTGCCTTGTATGcacgaggaggaggaggaggaataagagagggaaagagagatgaACTGGTTAATGGGTGAAAAGAGGGGTAATCTAGTCATTTAAAAAGAGTAAGGGAAAAAAGATGTAAAAGTTCAAATATAAGGgagtatcaaagaaaaaataaattaaggtagggaaattttagtaaatagaggttaagtgtaggggagtgagtAAATTTCCCTCCAACTATtcattttgttttctaaaaagTTAATGCAGTTACCTCAAAGTTATAAATCTTCGTTGGACTGGCCGGGTTTTTCTTTACATTAAAACCTTTCCATctatttttccttcattaatAAAAGATAAAGGTGCCAACCGTTTCTTATCAAATCTTTTAATTCTACATTTAATATGGTCCTATATTGGGATAATTTTCAATTATAATTCTCTTTGTTCTCTGGCCTTGGTATAGATTTCACTCATTGTTAACCATCTACCAGTCCATTCTTCCTACCAAAGAGTGCCCTAATGGGAAGGACAATGTGCATGTTCTTTTTGAGACTTCTCTCAATTGCATTACTACTACAGTTTACTTTGGCACAATCTGGTAGCTTCAGTCTCAAGCTCATCCACCGAGATTCAGTGGAGTCACCTCTCTATCCAGGTAAGCTTTCAAGCGAAGAGAGAACTTCTAGGTATGTTAATCGAACTATAGCCCATGCCAGTCGGATGATCCAAATAGCTGGAGGTAGTAGTCCCGACGAGATAAGTATTCCTGTTGATTTCCATGGTTTCGAATTTATAGTTATAGTCGGTATCGGTACAATTGATGGCCAATATCAAAACTATTATCTTATATTCGATACTGGGAGCAATTTTTTGTGGTTACAATGTGAAGGATGCAAAAGTTGTTTCCGTCAAAGATCTCCACTATTTGGGTGTTCTAGATCAACTACTTATCATCCTCTTCGATGTGATATTGAGCCTCCCAACCCCCTATGTACACCCGGTCAATGCTGGGAAGATACAAGTTTATGCTCATACAGAGTACAGTATGCGAATGCTCAGGGTCCCGTAACAGAGGGAGTCATTGCAAGTGAAAAATTTACATTCAATGATGCTGGGGGCACAGCTTCTATCAATGACATAGTCTTTGGCTGTGGCTTGAACAATGTTAACTTTGATACTCAATTTATGCCAAATAATGAGATAGCTGGTATAATGGGTATAGGGTCTAGACCTCAATCCATCATTTCGCAGTTGGGCGATCGCTTCCAGCATCGATTCTCATATTGCTTGCAGCCAATGTATGGTGATCAAGGGATTAATACATATCTACGATTCGGAGAAGACGCAAAAATATATCCACACGGCCGAGTAGTTAAAACTACCCCCATTTTGACAGGACGTGCTGTAGGTCTTTACTACTTGGACTTCTTGGCTCTCAGCATTGCAGATCAACGTGTTTCCGATCCTCCTCTAACTCTTTGGCCGACAGTAATAGACTCAGGAAGTCCCTACACTTTA from Macadamia integrifolia cultivar HAES 741 chromosome 14, SCU_Mint_v3, whole genome shotgun sequence encodes the following:
- the LOC122060780 gene encoding aspartic proteinase CDR1-like produces the protein MCMFFLRLLSIALLLQFTLAQSGSFSLKLIHRDSVESPLYPGKLSSEERTSRYVNRTIAHASRMIQIAGGSSPDEISIPVDFHGFEFIVIVGIGTIDGQYQNYYLIFDTGSNFLWLQCEGCKSCFRQRSPLFGCSRSTTYHPLRCDIEPPNPLCTPGQCWEDTSLCSYRVQYANAQGPVTEGVIASEKFTFNDAGGTASINDIVFGCGLNNVNFDTQFMPNNEIAGIMGIGSRPQSIISQLGDRFQHRFSYCLQPMYGDQGINTYLRFGEDAKIYPHGRVVKTTPILTGRAVGLYYLDFLALSIADQRVSDPPLTLWPTVIDSGSPYTLFPPGPFASVKSYLLRYLQPYNVKIIPPRDLMDLCFDRTNGFNNFPSITFHFRNADLVLWPENSFLIEDDYFCLAIAPINGLQQILFGAYQQANFRFLFDLHGKTLSFSPEDCSKDSN